In one Drosophila pseudoobscura strain MV-25-SWS-2005 chromosome X, UCI_Dpse_MV25, whole genome shotgun sequence genomic region, the following are encoded:
- the LOC6902031 gene encoding serine/arginine repetitive matrix protein 2 isoform X12 — MELECDLGAIQNEELLRKMWQQSEDSERKKQIRSHLYKLRESRLCNLYRHEADPMAEPQGNGNGNGTSSLTGFGAKDPLATSHGDALLDQNFQSLKSKEVRDSMSPTHELKFHSMTLTQPSSTGWDVQTSSEVSPDGRAFRTETLAKTDGIEKLNGGGLAEFKGRNEQSSSASHQGDDQNYVKKASESTNTQLQEKVVFGDENSGRTEMKVSSTSTSSSSTKKVVSSSSSKVDFGDEPAQPRYLMDDQEKVYQQQHQQQQQREQREWEEQCRIQEKRVQEQRILEQRILQEQQQRQQQEERYSESREQSNSTRNVQTQQHYEENKRYVDMDKASPEYQRHVQHLMSQPGEIISNTVEYPKPNVKMITTVKRLPDGTIVKNKRYETEQVNPQTQRQTQSQTQTQTQSQTQRRTQDVHDSHIRNQSQNQSQPRDVVDNAEPLGRRPGQQQQPVDQEQLTQSQSFSSVKKSSRRFSTETTSETVEEFDDRGQPITSSPAVRPTAQSPRQPAAPPTSDFSTHGFPSVRPNKPTQEFSSQRPSKEEEEVVVVKSEKSRNVKQSTSSQRTIETEIVGDDQHQPHHRPQSQPQIAAPTPSWEQPASPRRQPVDDYSTHGFPSVRSRPDQPDGEVIVTSKSVSRNQSASHKSQTERIIETQVDQDYPKAPHSHTHTHSITTHSHSPQSTGQPASPRRTHPSTHGFPSARSPTRPTPDSAARRPAAGARPGTRPGNAPNSSDTTTTTTTVTRRQLQKEREVDAAHRAFAASLRSSSPADSTTSVGSHHHQTPRSSISSTRTYRREGREGSHDSQAPSESSRISTTTVTRQTAGGSAPATPKTVAKTPPPQQQVVKQQQVTTKTISNEPKSPTQKAATTTVTTTTTSTTKTGGGGGPSSPTAAVAPPSPTPAAAPASPAPVPDNKLSQYTYTTTKPGDIFSLPPTPTPTTPPTINNEPTTLTTNKDNTTATAATAGSGTGTTTTTTAIPTATRTILSDSQEQEPIRKVKVIANEAHETVAVAVAEPPCVKRLYYQLGPETLSEGEPVPRPSESVATKQKAPPKMRNQPNHNRNYDDDQNEPEHEPKPLASSRGSSKSPSVERRPVFRETTFEGRRVSQPEEDVLLIEEQILIDETLIQSQPKPKPNQSSPEPRFPRSRTQSPEKPRVSPRQSPEKQPQHPLSGTRRPSAEKQLPAKESPQKPAAATTAPRQGSPEKQLPSKYPTPTTMGRPKSPEKAELERAQSPEKEPGLPRRSFQLPKESSPSQKTAPEWQSLPKAQTPSEPGLPTSPQRAQSPGKEPAFSRGSPRQSPEKESPSPRSLTPTNPSIQQKREEDLFRSTITTTQTRKTKKNLNDEFLTNERQSQPQNEKETQPQQLPQTQPEEAIESPDGGLFSKGGDSEPEPVEEGAAPTYRKKGLSRRETFEDRCRKILGMEEDGDTQGSYITRPNDDDGDDDDDDDADQNQEEEDEQKIRQTTTTKTETIEVKIEDCLDDDDDDNDQPSRRVTETFVVRTQPKIKVEEVQPQQELSELFVDVEEPSKEEEDLPRNPKGDAETINVNEETTIFITKRPSKSPSPLPKTTLKSASKSPSPSPSPSSIPIFEPEPETTSFITEKTIDCQSKTIKKSLPEGGCTTKKSPLKKVEPQEELPKKRPSVTTNTKTETERRNSRTSSSKQAPNPHPKATAPKSPRKESLTGRKPETRTNTTTTTTTKTGRKPSDASPSPSASTSPSIKDRLRSSPRKQQPQSQPQSQNKTPIKVDHVDGDTTTSPDVSPTRGERRRSSNISVHTEIIIDHTAPKSPRTERRPQLIAALSPAAARKLPVTERKDSAPVPRVTRRDKADKVMRSTSENIIKVVNGQKNPIAKNPSKQQPEMSSLRPVERGSRPSKCFTTKTINLSEQLLVNSEDMIIDIQQAKSSREPSPDRIVPTPVNAAMDKDTGKPRYPDVVQEPDDEPRKKPQVTNIPIFEEAANAYVGCQISELRNSNGLDDDILDNPMVEAPQSLDYPTTSSPGTSTDQSHPVEPVQPQDTDECLLSVHEKVSRFTHSAEQVKQPRSSVPFSREFDENAKIPENDECLLSINQKVDKFLRTAENITRQPLTPTPSREMERPRPSFEEIDEELRQDDCTLSVSQKVHKFIDTAEKLAPTAPQKSPRLVASIERHISRQDTDLEQESEPELQSDREEEEYPKQPQVESEEEEPLPMTKSHTTAIELKRQKDILNRPSVFGQPRATEALRKPSIVSKQNGTKLRSTPSSTSTSLITEERRSYRNQTTTGSTTTGKPKSPQQPSSTPRGATPSKPTTSGGSPTKPTTTGGGSKRTVEHVSQKQWVISDVDVDVEVVGPPPPTHSNSRKPQSRTRSRSRSPSASPSRSSPSPSSTPSRSPSRRTIGTTKSNLNSTAASVVKTTTEHHHQHQHNHSKSQRHSPSSTTKQKSPMPTSSPSPSPSPTNHPSKTIGTATTADPEPHVHVESLPAIPNGSGVGRTVATRRNVFEKTPPQQAAPTSTTEPQPGGRRPSYMDHTKSSLEHIRRDSLEINKNNYSRKSSVEDDSGLEPRNPNTSVKFDVPKKEDKIKLKIDLEIEEIFDLQVLEQLLETVSSYEMRRRIRAQMRLIRKNMINAGITTTTTTTTTTVKTSPNAAAPLASQQPKKQAQQEAIPPRDRSRSPEAKTISSSFKGVRTTSTTSSSSSTRRQRGEQEVDSTTGTGGATPQGKPPVKPRERSASPAQRRRSSPPGKQSPVSIATTTTRTSNNGAGSRAGTPSKPAHQGPIWADRTKVLKGHGPVSNGGSSPRKGSATSTTSTSSTGKMTRTLQSTSTSSSSTASSSTRAAKPKQREEDSITSSYGVGPTDENGLPLFGIRALKKKSQPAPCETKQEVTGFVIEEQFYSDNKSPPRHERKELIYSSNADELASIQKQLLLDDDYQPELNTKLVREFKKVESELQPEPDGRYVRRGSVKELSEKFIRKESSSSTHSSTSQSMMSSRTEHADADEEETEDSESNEVCSVIEAPQMRQGSTTSSLTTTRSSNTRSFLNSSADQRQVTSVDDVLERMRNADNVEEPGDTNEDREARALLNKFLGASVIMQGVESMLPPTATGQRLNSQGVKTTRITNTYSKSGTGKVSSSASSAPVTRTTCDIEEIQDEQILKQLLEQASTYEERRKIRARLRELMAEREG, encoded by the exons tggcagcagtcCGAGGACAGCGAACGCAAGAAGCAGATCCGATCGCATCTCTACAAACTGCGAGAGTCGCGTCTCTGCAATCTCTACAGGCACGAAGCGGACCCAATGGCGGAGCCCCAGGGAAACGGTAATGGTAATGGAACGTCGTCGCTGACTGGATTCGGGGCCAAGGATCCCCTGGCCACAAGCCACGGAGACGCGCTGCTGGACCAGAATTTCCAGAGCCTCAAGTCCAAGGAGGTGCGCGACTCGATGAGCCCCACCCATGAGCTCAAGTTCCATTCAATGACCCTCACGCAGCCGAGCAGCACGGGCTGGGATGTGCAGACCTCCTCGGAGGTCAGTCCCGATGGCAGGGCCTTCCGCACGGAAACTCTGGCCAAGACAGATG GCATTGAGAAGCTCAATGGTGGCGGCCTGGCCGAGTTCAAGGGAAGGAACGAGCAGAGCTCGAGTGCCTCGCACCAGGGGGATGACCAGAACTACGTGAAGAAGGCCTCGGAGAGCACCAACACCCAGCTGCAGGAAAAGGTGGTGTTCGGCGATGAGAATAGCGGACGCACCGAGATGAAGGTgagctccacctccacctcgtcctcgtccaccAAGAAGGTGGTGTCATCATCCTCCTCGAAGGTGGACTTCGGGGATGAGCCCGCCCAGCCGCGTTACCTGATGGATGACCAGGAGAAGGTGtaccagcagcaacatcagcagcagcaacagcgtgAGCAGCGCGAGTGGGAGGAGCAATGCCGCATCCAGGAGAAACGCGTCCAGGAGCAACGCATCCTGGAGCAACGCATCCtccaggagcaacagcagcgccaacagcaggaggagcgCTACTCGGAGAGTCGCGaacagagcaacagcaccagaaACGTCCAGACCCAGCAGCACTACGAGGAGAACAAGCGGTATGTGGACATGGACAAGGCCTCGCCCGAGTATCAGCGCCACGTCCAACATTTGATGTCCCAGCCCGGCGAGATCATCTCCAATACGGTGGAGTACCCCAAGCCCAATGTAAAGATGATCACCACGGTGAAGCGCCTGCCCGATGGCACCATTGTCAAGAACAAGCGCTACGAGACCGAACAGGTAAATCCACAAACTCAGCGCCAAACTCAGAGCCAGactcagacccagacccagagccagacccagcgACGTACCCAGGATGTGCATGACAGCCATATCCGTaatcagagccagaaccaAAGCCAGCCTCGGGATGTGGTGGACAATGCAGAGCCACTGGGACGTCGTCCtgggcaacaacaacagccggTGGATCAAGAGCAGCTGACTCAGTCGCAGAGCTTCTCCTCTGTGAAGAAATCGAGTCGCCGCTTCTCCACGGAAACCACCTCGGAGACCGTCGAGGAGTTTGATGATCGCGGACAACCCATCACCAGCTCTCCCGCAGTCCGTCCCACTGCTCAGTCTCCGCGCCAGCCGGCGGCTCCTCCAACTAGTGACTTCTCCACTCACGGATTCCCCTCGGTGCGTCCAAACAAGCCCACGCAGGAGTTCTCCAGCCAGAGGCCCTcgaaagaggaggaggaggtggtggtggtcaAGTCGGAGAAGAGCCGCAATGTCAAGCAGAGCACCAGCTCTCAGCGCACCATCGAAACGGAGATTGTGGGAGATGATCAGCATCAGCCCCATCATCGTCCGCAAAGTCAGCCCCAGATAGCAGCCCCTACTCCCAGCTGGGAGCAGCCGGCAAGTCCCAGGCGTCAGCCTGTGGATGACTACAGCACCCATGGCTTCCCCTCGGTGCGCTCCCGACCAGATCAGCCGGATGGTGAGGTGATTGTCACGTCGAAGTCGGTGAGCCGCAACCAGAGCGCCAGCCACAAGTCGCAGACGGAGCGCATCATCGAGACGCAGGTGGATCAGGACTATCCAAAGGCCccccacagccacacccacacccactccatTACTACCCACTCGCATTCACCCCAATCTACTGGCCAACCGGCCAGTCCACGCCGAACCCATCCGAGCACCCATGGCTTCCCCTCGGCCCGATCTCCCACACGGCCCACGCCCGACTCTGCAGCGCGTCGCCCCGCCGCAGGCGCTCGTCCTGGAACTAGACCTGGAAACGCCCCGAACAGCTCGGACACCACGACCACAACCACGACCGTAACGCGTCGCCAGCTGCAGAAGGAGCGCGAAGTGGACGCCGCCCATCGGGCTTTCGCAGCATCGCTGCGCAGCAGTTCGCCGGCGGATAGCACCACTTCGGTGGGATCGCACCACCATCAGACGCCACGTTCGAGCATCTCCTCGACCCGCACCTACCGCCGAGAGGGGCGCGAGGGCTCGCATGACAGCCAGGCGCCCTCGGAGTCGAGTCGCATTAGCACCACAACGGTGACAAGGCAGACGGCGGGTGGATCAGCACCAGCCACTCCCAAGACTGTGGCCAaaacgccgccgccgcagcaacAGGTGgttaagcagcagcaggttaCTACCAAGACGATCAGCAACGAACCCAAGTCGCCCACTCAAAAGGCGGCAACGACCACTGTAACGACCACGACAACCAGCACCACCAAGAcaggtggtggtggcggtccATCCTCTccgacagcagcagtagccCCACCATCTCcgactccagcagcagctccagccagTCCCGCTCCAGTTCCAG ATAACAAGCTATCACAGTATACGTATACTACCACTAAGCCTGGCGACATATTCTCTCTGCcaccaactccaactccaactacTCCTCCTACTATTAACAACGAACCAACAACACTAACCACCAATAAAGACAacaccacagccacagcagccacagcaggcAGTGGCACAGGCACCACTACAACCACCACAGCAATCCCTACAGCAACAAGAACCATCTTAAGCGACAGCCAAGAACAAGAACCCATCCGAAAGGTAAAGGTGATCGCAAACGAAGCGCATGAaacggtggcagtggcggtggcagaaCCGCCTTGTGTGAAGCGTCTATACTATCAGCTGGGACCCGAAACCCTCAGCGAGGGGGAACCCGTGCCCCGTCCCTCAGAGAGCGTTG CCACCAAGCAGAAAGCGCCACCCAAGATGCGAAACCAGCCGAACCACAATCGAAACTACGACGATGATCAGAATGAGCCCGAACATGAACCCAAACCCCTTGCCAGTTCCAGGGGCAGTTCGAAGTCGCCGAGCGTCGAACGCCGACCGGTCTTCAGGGAAACCACATTCGAGGGCAGACGTGTCTCCCAGCCAGAGGAGGATGTCCTGCTCATTGAGGAGCAGATCCTTATCGATGAGACCTTGATTCAGTCacagcccaagcccaagcccaaccAAAGCAGCCCCGAGCCGAGATTTCCCAGATCCAGGACTCAGAGTCCCGAGAAACCGCGGGTTTCTCCACGACAGAGCCCCGAAAAACAGCCGCAGCACCCGCTGTCAGGAACTCGTCGTCCAAGCGCCGAGAAACAGCTGCCGGCCAAGGAGAGCCCGCAGAAACCAGCGGCGGCGACAACGGCGCCACGGCAGGGCAGTCCCGAGAAGCAGCTGCCCAGCAAGTATCCGACTCCCACTACCATGGGGCGTCCCAAAAGCCCTGAGAAAGCGGAGCTGGAGAGGGCTCAGAGTCCAGAGAAAGAGCCTGGATTGCCTAGAAGATCTTTCCAGTTGCCCAAAGAGAGCAGCCCCTCCCAGAAAACAGCACCCGAATGGCAGAGTCTGCCAAAGGCTCAGACTCCCTCAGAGCCGGGACTGCCAACAAGTCCTCAGAGGGCCCAGAGTCCAGGGAAGGAACCAGCTTTCTCCAGGGGATCACCCCGACAGAGTCCCGAAAAGGAGAGCCCGAGTCCCAGGTCTCTAACCCCAACCAATCCATCAATTCAGCAGAAACGAGAGGAGGATCTCTTCCGCAGCACGATCACTACCACTCAGACACGAAAAACGAAGAAGAATCTTAACGATGAATTTCTAACGAACGAACGCCAGAGCCAGCCCCAAAACGAAAAGGAAACCCAACCGCAACAGCTACCGCAAACACAACCCGAAGAAGCCATAGAAAGTCCAGATGGTGGTTTATTCTCCAAAGGAGGCGACTCCGAGCCCGAGCCAGTGGAGGAGGGAGCGGCACCTACTTATCGCAAAAAGGGTTTGAGCCGTCGCGAGACTTTCGAGGATCGTTGTCGCAAGATCCTGGGCATGGAGGAGGATGGGGATACCCAGGGAAGCTACATAACGCGACCcaacgatgatgatggtgatgatgatgatgatgatgatgcagaTCAGAATCAGGAAGAGGAGGATGAGCAGAAGATAAGGCAAACGACCACAACAAAGACGGAGACCATTGAGGTAAAGATCGAAGACTGCctcgatgacgatgatgatgataatgatcaGCCTTCGCGTCGTGTCACCGAGACCTTTGTGGTGCGCACCCAGCCGAAAATCAAGGTGGAGGAGGTCCAGCCGCAGCAAGAGCTCAGTGAGCTCTttgtggatgtggaggagCCCtcaaaggaggaggaggatctgCCCAGGAATCCCAAAGGGGACGCCGAGACCATCAATGTGAATGAGGAGACGACGATTTTTATTACCAAGCGACCCTCAAAATCACCCTCGCCTTTGCCCAAGACTACCCTGAAATCCGCCTCCAAATCTCCATCGCCTTCTCCTTCGCCATCTTCGATTCCCATTTtcgagccagaaccagagacGACGAGCTTCATCACCGAGAAGACCATTGATTGCCAGAGTAAGACCATCAAAAAGTCACTACCAGAAGGAGGCTGCACCACCAAGAAGTCTCCCCTCAAGAAAGTGGAACCCCAAGAGGAGCTACCCAAGAAACGGCCAAGTGTAACGACGAacacaaaaaccgaaaccgaacgTCGCAATTCacgcacctcctcctccaagCAGGCACCCAACCCACACCCAAAGGCTACCGCTCCGAAGAGTCCCAGAAAGGAGTCCCTGACGGGTCGAAAGCCGGAGACAcgcaccaacaccaccactaccactacGACGAAAACAGGACGAAAGCCCAGCGatgccagtcccagtcccagtgccagcaCATCACCATCAATCAAGGATCGCCTGCGCTCTTCGCCACGTAAGCAGCAGCCCCAGTCCCAACCCCAGAGCCAGAACAAGACACCAATAAAAGTGGATCATGTGGATGGGGACACCACTACCTCCCCAGATGTGAGTCCAACGCGGGGAGAGCGTCGTCGGTCGAGTAACATTTCCGTGCACACGGAGATCATCATTGATCACACGGCCCCGAAGTCGCCCCGGACCGAGCGTAGGCCCCAGCTGATAGCCGCCTTGAGCCCTGCCGCCGCAAGGAAGTTGCCTGTGACCGAGCGCAAGGATTCGGCGCCCGTGCCACGGGTGACGCGACGCGATAAGGCCGACAAGGTGATGCGCTCCACTAGTGAGAACATCATCAAGGTGGTCAACGGGCAGAAGAACCCCATCGCGAAGAACCCATCCAAGCAGCAGCCCGAGATGAGCAGCCTGAGGCCCGTGGAACGTGGCAGCCGACCCAGCAAGTGCTTCACCACCAAGACCATCAATCTGAGCGAACAGCTGCTGGTCAATAGCGAAGACATGATCATCGACATCCAGCAGGCAAAGAGCTCCAGGGAACCGTCGCCGGATCGCATCGTACCCACGCCGGTGAACGCCGCGATGGACAAGGACACGGGCAAGCCGCGTTATCCCGATGTGGTCCAGGAGCCGGACGATGAGCCGCGCAAGAAGCCGCAGGTTACCAACATACCCATCTTCGAGGAGGCGGCCAATGCCTATGTTGGCTGTCAGATCTCGGAGCTGCGCAACTCCAATGGCCTGGACGATGACATACTCGACAATCCCATGGTAGAGGCGCCCCAGAGTCTGGACTATCCCACAACCAGCAGCCCCGGCACCAGTACCGACCAGTCCCATCCCGTGGAGCCTGTACAGCCGCAGGACACCGACGAGTGCCTGCTTAGCGTCCACGAGAAGGTTTCTCGCTTCACCCACTCCGCCGAACAGGTGAAGCAGCCACGCAGCTCTGTCCCCTTTAGCCGGGAGTTCGACGAGAATGCCAAGATACCCGAGAACGATGAGTGCCTGCTGAGCATCAATCAGAAGGTGGACAAGTTCCTACGCACCGCCGAGAATATCACCAGGCAGCCGCTCACGCCTACCCCCAGTCGGGAGATGGAGCGCCCGCGCCCCAGCTTCGAGGAGATCGATGAGGAGCTGCGACAAGATGACTGCACCCTGAGCGTCTCTCAGAAGGTGCACAAGTTCATTGACACCGCCGAGAAGCTGGCCCCGACAGCGCCACAAAAATCGCCACGCCTGGTGGCCAGCATCGAAAGACACATCTCGCGGCAAGATACGGACTTGGAGCAGGAATCGGAACCGGAACTGCAGTCGGATCGAGAGGAAGAAGAATATCCCAAGCAGCCACAGGTGGAGTCGGAAGAGGAGGAACCTCTGCCCATGACCAAGAGTCACACCACAGCCATTGAGCTGAAGCGGCAAAAGGACATCCTCAACCGACCATCAGTCTTTGGACAGCCACGTGCCACAGAGGCCCTTCGTAAGCCATCCATCGTGTCCAAGCAGAATGGTACCAAGCTGCGATCGACtcccagcagcaccagcaccagcctgATTACCGAAGAGCGTCGATCCTACAGGAATCAGACCACAACTGGTAGCACCACCACGGGCAAGCCCAAGTCACCCCAGCAGCCGAGCAGCACCCCCAGGGGAGCTACCCCATCGAAACCCACAACATCTGGAGGCTCTCCAACGAAGCCCACAACAACTGGGGGTGGCTCCAAGCGTACCGTGGAGCATGTCAGCCAGAAGCAGTGGGTAATCAGCGATGTTGATGTGGACGTGGAGGTGGTGGGACCACCACCACCGAcccacagcaacagccgcaaGCCTCAGTCGCGtacccgttcccgttcccgttcgcCTTCTGCCTCCCCCTCACGCTCGTCGCCCTCCCCATCATCGACGCCGTCTCGCTCACCCAGTAGACGCACCATTGGCACCACCAAATCCAACTTGAACTCGACCGCCGCCAGCGTAGTTAAAACAACCACtgagcaccaccaccagcaccagcacaaCCACAGCAAAAGTCAAAGgcacagccccagcagcaccaccaagCAAAAAAGTCCAATGCCCACttcaagcccaagcccaagtcCAAGCCCGACTAACCACCCAAGCAAAACCATAGGTACAGCCACAACAGCTGATCCCGAACCCCATGTACACGTTGAATCCCTTCCAGCAATCCCAAATGGCAGCGGGGTAGGACGCACGGTAGCCACACGCAGGAATGTGTTCGAGAAGACACCACCACAGCAGGCAGCCCCAACAAGCACAACAGAGCCACAGCCTGGCGGGCGTCGTCCCTCGTACATGGATCACACCAAGAGCTCGCTGGAGCACATAAGACGTGACTCCCTGGAGATCAATAAGAACAACTATTCGCGCAAGTCCTCAGTGGAGGATGACTCGGGCCTGGAGCCACGCAATCCGAATACCTCGGTGAAGTTTGATGTGCCCAAAAAGGAGGATAAGATCAAGTTGAAGATCGATCTGGAGATTGAGGAGATCTTCGATCTGCAGGTACTCGAACAGCTCCTGGAGACAGTGAGCAGCTACGAGATGCGTCGCCGGATACGCGCCCAGATGCGGCTCATCAGAAAGAACATGATCAATGCGGGGATTACCACGACAACCACTACCACTACAACGACGGTGAAGACCTCTCCCAATGCTGCAGCCCCACTGGCATCGCAGCAGCCGAAGAAGCAGGCCCAGCAGGAAGCGATCCCCCCACGCGATCGTAGTCGCAGTCCAGAGGCTAagaccatcagcagcagcttcaaGGGAGTgcgcaccaccagcaccacgaGCAGCAGTTCCAGCACCAGAAGACAGCGAGGAGAGCAGGAGGTGGACAGCACCACAGGCACAGGTGGAGCAACGCCTCAGGGCAAGCCGCCGGTGAAGCCACGAGAGAGGAGCGCCAGTCCGGCCCAACGCCGTCGCAGCAGTCCCCCCGGCAAGCAGTCGCCTGTGAGCATTGCCACAACCACCACTCGGACTTCGAACAACGGGGCTGGTTCACGTGCTGGTACACCCAGCAAACCAGCACACCAGGGACCCATCTGGGCAGATCGCACTAAGGTGCTCAAAGGTCACGGGCCCGTCTCGAATGGTGGATCCAGTCCGCGAAAGGGATCTGCCACGAGCACCACTAGCACCAGCTCCACCGGAAAGATGACCCGAACCCTTCAGAGCACCAGCactagctccagctccaccgcCAGCTCTAGCACAAGGGCAGCCAAGCCCAAGCAGCGCGAGGAGGACTCCATTACATCAAGCTACGGAGTGGGACCCACGGACGAGAATGGACTGCCCCTCTTTGGGATAAGAGCGCTCAAGAAGAAAAGTCAGCCAGCACCGTGTGAGACCAAGCAAG AAGTCACAGGCTTTGTGATCGAGGAGCAGTTCTACTCGGACAACAAGTCCCCGCCCCGTCACGAGCGCAAGGAGCTGATCTACTCGAGCAATGCGGATGAGCTGGCTTCCATTCAgaaacagctgctgctggacgaTGACTACCAGCCGGAGTTGAATACCAAGCTTGTGAGAGAGTTCAAGAAAGTCGAGTCCGAActgcagccagagccagatgGCAGATATGTGCGCCGTGGTTCGGTGAAGGAGCTCAGCGAGAAGTTCATACGGAAAGAGTCCTCCTCGTCAACGCACTCTAGCACCTCTCAGTCCATGATGAGCAGCCGCACCGAGCATGCGGATGCAGATGAGGAGGAGACTGAGGACAGCGAATCCAATGAGGTGTGCAGCGTCATCGAGGCACCACAGATGCGCCAGGGCTCAACTACCAGCAGCTTAACCACCACCCGGTCCAGCAACACGCGCTCCTTCCTCAACAGCAGCGCGGATCAGCGGCAGGTGACCAGTGTGGACGATGTCCTGGAGCGCATGCGCAATGCCGATAATG TGGAGGAGCCTGGCGACACAAACGAAGATCGTGAGGCACGTGCTCTGCTCAACAAATTCCTTGGCGCCAGTGTGATAATGCAGGGCGTGGAGAGCATGCTTCCACCAACGGCTACGGGTCAGCGTCTGAATAGCCAAGGG GTGAAAACCACACGCATAACCAATACCTACAGCAAATCGGGAACTGGCAAggtcagcagcagcgcctcCTCAGCACCAGTTACACGCACAACTTGTGACATCGAGGAGATACAGGACGAGCAGATCCTAAAGCAATTG CTGGAACAGGCCTCCACCTACGAGGAGCGTCGCAAAATCCGTGCACGTCTACGCGAACTTATGGCGGAACGCGAAG GATAA